In Pseudomonas sp. GCEP-101, one DNA window encodes the following:
- the birA gene encoding bifunctional biotin--[acetyl-CoA-carboxylase] ligase/biotin operon repressor BirA yields MQTLLKLLSDGRFHSGEELGALLGVSRSAVWKRLEGFERDYGIVVQRVRGRGYRLEEPLSIIAPRAHDGAWPLDVLFSIDSTNAEVLRRLSAGAIAPFAILAERQTAGRGRRGRQWESPFGANLYYTLGITVRGGAQELEGLSLVVGLAVAKAIQALGVKDVGLKWPNDVLVGGKKIAGILLELTGDPADICSVAIGIGINVNMRKAEAIDQPWTSVREALGRLVDRNDLLQALESELAHALSRHREDGFAATREEWESLHLWQGKQVTLSTVANNIVGRALGIDERGALRLLVDGKEQSYSGGELSLRLSDDS; encoded by the coding sequence ATGCAGACCTTGCTGAAATTGCTGAGCGATGGCCGCTTTCATTCCGGAGAGGAGCTGGGTGCTCTGCTCGGAGTAAGTCGCAGCGCTGTCTGGAAGCGCCTTGAGGGGTTCGAGCGTGACTACGGTATCGTCGTGCAGCGAGTGCGCGGCCGTGGTTATCGCCTGGAAGAGCCGCTGAGTATCATCGCGCCGCGGGCTCACGACGGTGCGTGGCCGCTCGATGTTCTGTTCTCCATCGACTCCACCAATGCCGAGGTGCTGCGACGCCTGTCCGCCGGAGCTATCGCGCCGTTTGCCATTCTGGCTGAGCGGCAGACTGCCGGGCGGGGTAGGAGAGGGCGTCAATGGGAAAGCCCCTTTGGTGCCAACCTCTATTACACCCTCGGTATCACGGTGCGCGGCGGTGCCCAGGAACTGGAGGGGCTGAGCCTGGTTGTCGGCCTTGCCGTTGCAAAAGCCATCCAGGCGCTCGGCGTGAAGGATGTCGGTCTCAAATGGCCCAATGACGTTCTGGTGGGCGGCAAGAAGATTGCCGGCATCCTGCTGGAGCTCACGGGTGATCCTGCTGATATCTGCAGTGTCGCAATAGGCATCGGCATCAACGTGAATATGCGTAAGGCCGAAGCGATCGACCAGCCCTGGACGTCGGTGCGTGAGGCGCTGGGGCGTCTGGTCGACCGCAATGATCTGCTGCAGGCGCTGGAGTCCGAGCTCGCGCATGCGCTCTCTCGCCATCGCGAAGACGGTTTTGCTGCCACTCGCGAAGAGTGGGAATCCCTTCATCTATGGCAGGGGAAACAGGTCACGCTGTCCACTGTCGCCAATAATATCGTTGGGCGTGCGCTCGGCATCGACGAGAGAGGCGCGCTGCGTCTACTGGTCGATGGCAAGGAGCAGAGCTACAGCGGAGGCGAGCTGAGTCTGAGGTTGTCGGATGATTCTTGA